From a region of the Helianthus annuus cultivar XRQ/B chromosome 5, HanXRQr2.0-SUNRISE, whole genome shotgun sequence genome:
- the LOC110940303 gene encoding uncharacterized protein LOC110940303 isoform X2, protein MLALSQNGPVGLGWMRTKHVEDPCKHPRSHVRLEISLWPFSIWSKPICANGCFWVHGACSYTRVFSKRWIVPGWRLGWFVMTDPNAILKNEKDALDVFQQLPLKHYNTAWVLSQVGKAHFELVDYIEAERAFSNARLASPYSLEGMDVYSTVLYHLKEHTRLSNLAQELISTDRLALQSW, encoded by the exons ATGTTGGCACTCAGTCAAAATGGGCCAGTCGGGTTAGGATGGATGCGCACAAAGCATGTTGAAGACCCATGCAAACATCCACGTTCACATGTTAGATTAGAG ATAAGTTTATGGCCATTTAGCATTTGGAGCAAACCCATTTGTGCCAATGGGTGTTTCTGGGTCCATGGTGCCTGTTCTTATACTCGGGTCTTTTCAAAAAGATGGATAGTGCCAGGTTGGCGGCTCGGGTGGTTTGTCATGACTGACCCTAATGCcattttaaaaaatgaaaag GACGCTCTTGACGTATTTCAGCAACTTCCTCTTAAGCATTATAACACAGCCTGGGTGCTCTCTCAG GTTGGAAAAGCTCATTTTGAACTGGTTGATTATATAGAAGCCGAGCGTGCCTTTAGCAATGCTCGTTTGGCTTCTCCTTATAGCTTAGAAGGAATGGATGTCTATTCTACTGTTTTATAT CACCTAAAGGAGCATACGAGGCTGAGTAATTTGGCACAGGAGCTAATATCAACAGACCGCTTAGCCCTGCAGTCATGGTAA
- the LOC110940303 gene encoding uncharacterized protein LOC110940303 isoform X1 → MLALSQNGPVGLGWMRTKHVEDPCKHPRSHVRLEQISLWPFSIWSKPICANGCFWVHGACSYTRVFSKRWIVPGWRLGWFVMTDPNAILKNEKDALDVFQQLPLKHYNTAWVLSQVGKAHFELVDYIEAERAFSNARLASPYSLEGMDVYSTVLYHLKEHTRLSNLAQELISTDRLALQSW, encoded by the exons ATGTTGGCACTCAGTCAAAATGGGCCAGTCGGGTTAGGATGGATGCGCACAAAGCATGTTGAAGACCCATGCAAACATCCACGTTCACATGTTAGATTAGAG CAGATAAGTTTATGGCCATTTAGCATTTGGAGCAAACCCATTTGTGCCAATGGGTGTTTCTGGGTCCATGGTGCCTGTTCTTATACTCGGGTCTTTTCAAAAAGATGGATAGTGCCAGGTTGGCGGCTCGGGTGGTTTGTCATGACTGACCCTAATGCcattttaaaaaatgaaaag GACGCTCTTGACGTATTTCAGCAACTTCCTCTTAAGCATTATAACACAGCCTGGGTGCTCTCTCAG GTTGGAAAAGCTCATTTTGAACTGGTTGATTATATAGAAGCCGAGCGTGCCTTTAGCAATGCTCGTTTGGCTTCTCCTTATAGCTTAGAAGGAATGGATGTCTATTCTACTGTTTTATAT CACCTAAAGGAGCATACGAGGCTGAGTAATTTGGCACAGGAGCTAATATCAACAGACCGCTTAGCCCTGCAGTCATGGTAA